ctgcagcttctctgtCAGCAACATTCACAAGTGAGCACCattaaaaaagccttttatttccAATGAAGCATAAATAGTTTCTGAGAAAATAGTTTCAAAGTACTGTATTCAAACAAAAAACTGAATGTAGAAATCAAGATGCCTTAGGATGGTTTTTACCTGATGTGAATCTAGATAGCTCCCCTACTGCCTTCAGGGCAGCTCTGCTGATCTATCCTACTCAGGTGCTGatccaaagaacaaaaagcactttgagatAATTTTCTAAAGTTTTTCCTGTGGTACACATGGTCTTTCAGTGGAGAACAATCATGAGACACAGGGAAGTAATGAGCATTCAGAAAAAGTCAGAGACACACAGTTTTGATCTGTAGCAACAATTTAAGATCTCAGCTTAAAGTATGTTTCAAAAACGACACTTAACAATTCTCTTTGTATGTTAAAATCCTTTTACTGCGCAACTATTGCTCAAGGAATACATTAAATACAACATGAGAGAGTGTATCACTGAATCTAAGCATTCTGCATCACAATATATGATGTTGTGCATATCTCTAAGCACAGATGTAATTGGGAAACCTTTCCAAAGAATACCTATTTTAATCACAGATTAATCTGATCACTTTATAAAAAAAGGTACAAACCTCAACCCCAGCTGCTGCTAACAGCCATCGGATTGACTCcatcttcccccttcccttgGTGTAGTGCAGCTTGGGTTTCCCCGCCATGATTTCAGAGTTCTTGTTTCCTGATAAAAATTCAATGTGATGATCTTACaggaagcattttttaatttagcatttaaaatgttCCACTCCAAACTACTAAATACAGTTGGATGAATGTGAAAGTAGAAGGGCAATCAAGGCCTAGATACTTGGGCCTGATGCAACCAAGTTTCCTGTGGattagtggaaaaaaagaaaaagtacacacTACCAGAATATGCAGCAATTCAAAAAAGAATCATGACAGAATGTAATAAGCATCTACTAAATCATATGTATatctttaataatattaatatagcTTTAAGACCTCATGAGAGTTTTACAACCAAAGCAGAACTGTAGGGTATTCCTGAATAAATACGTTTTTAACCTTGTAGTGATACAACACCCAACACCTACTGAAGAGATTGTGACAGCATCCATGCCATACCAGACTTGAAAATGTACTATGTCAAATGAATTGCTTCACAAGAACATCAACCCAGAGACACCAGTGTTGTTTTCACCTCTCTCATTATGACATTTCAGAGCCCCGTGCTCCTGTGCCTTTCAAATATGAGCTTATAACAGCAATATATATTGCAGCATATATTTCACCAGGCCTGCTGACTTCCATATCTAGCTAGTTCTGTTTTGACCATTAGCCAAATCACAATATATCCATTATAGAGAATGTGGACTGACTTAAGACCCCTTCCAATTTTATGAACAACAGTTAAACTGTAACAGGGACTTATATCCTATTTGCCCTGAAAACTTaactttaaaatcaaaaccaaacaaatgagaCTGTGACCTCTGTTGGGCAGATAAGGCCTGGTCAATGCCCCCAGAGGCAGGGAGCTGAAGTCAGCCCACCGGATGATGGCACTGGGAGGAAACACTTCGTCCTTTCAAATTTTGCTAACAAGTGCAGTCACATGCCATAGTATGACCTCAGCAGCTGATGTGAGCTTGCCTGGTGCTGGAAACAAAGCTAACACTGTACTCTTATCACTAATGGGTCCCAGAAGAACGAAGCAGATTTAGTAAGACAGAGTCACAGACTAACGGAGTGCTTCATCATTAAGCCAAAGTTTTATCTGTTTACAGGCAGGCTTATTTATTCTTGCATAGACTTCACAGTACATAATGGAGCCACAAAGTGGAAACTTCAGCCATAATCCCAAAGGCATCAATGAAGAGGCACAAACAAATAGTACAACAGTGAGAGGGGAGACCACATCCCTGGCCTTCTCCACTGAAGTCCTTTGTGTTGGGTGGTATCTTCAACAGGCCCTATAGCAAACAGCCATTGCTCTACTAGGGGCTGGACTCACAGGAGAAACCTGGTGCCCCAGTCCAAAATACAGGTCTTCAAAACCGCTGCTCAGCTTCCACCTAGCCCTGGCAATGCCTTTATCTCCAGACACCTCAGTCTCCTGCAACAAAGTTCTCTTTATACATAAATATGTGCTCTTCAATAAAGACTTGATTATGTCTTGACAGTTTAGAGCTGGCATCTAGTCTAGAGCTGCCGGTATACCTAGCTAGATTCCTAATACCTGAACAGCAATAGGGCACATAAACAAGACATTTAAAGACATGCCCTATCACAGCTACCCTACCAGGCCCTACACACGGAAGACCATGACCTACGCTCCATTTCGAGTTCCCATAAGTGAGTTACACTATACCAAGTTAAAGAGCTTTATACCAAGTTAAAGACCTTCCATACTTGAAAAATACTTCATTCCCTGGCACTCAGGAAGTAGATGACTGTCTTGACTCCACTCCATCAGAGAGGAGAACTCCACTTGGGTCCTCAGACTGGACAAACACTCTAACCTCCAGCACATGGGATTAAGGCTGGGAAACACACTACAAGGACAGGCTAGCGTAAGCAGAAAGAGCAAACTTTCCTGACCTCTCCCCGAAGCCAAGGTAGAGCTGATAAAAATCAGCCCAGCCAGAGCCCTGCTTGCCAGTGTCAGCTCAGTGCTCCACTCCAAACAGCTGGGAAAGCTGAAGAGCAGAACAAGTGTCAGTGGAAAAAAGTCCAGGTATCAACATAACCTGCACTTGTTCGTCACAGTTCCTTGTGGGGATTGGCCAAGTGTTGAGGCTTTTTGTGCAGGTAAGAAAAAACTTACATTTTCCTGGAACTGCACCACTTAAGGACTGACTTTGGGGTTTAGGCTGAAAGTTGCAAAGTACTTTGGTGACTCTGTTACTGCTCTGCAATGAATACCCCTTTGTAAAGCAGTGAGTCATGAAAGAGTAGCAAAGTTGGTAAATTACCTTTCTTGAATAGCAATAATGGAcctgaaaagaaatcacaaaccTTCTTAATGTTCTAGTGCATCGGACCTTCCTTGGACCTCAGCCAGGCAGTTGTCAGAGTGACAGCTACCGCTGTgattgctgtattaaaaaaacacagtattttgtcCAAAACAATTCAGGCACCAGCCTTCCAGTGAGAAACAAGTAAGTGAATTTAACAGCAAGCTCACAATCTGCTGCAAGATCTTAAACTTTCTTCCTAATTGGATATGGACCCCAAAGTAGTTCTCTGCAATGCTTTGTTCCTTGAACACAGCTCGCACAGGGCTGCTGAAGCAGAATGACCTTACAGCACAGGGCCCATACTGCATCAAGCCCAGTTCAGTCTTGAGACTGTCTTAAGACTGTAATTGCTCACCAGTGTGTGCTTTCTACTGGGACTCAGGCCAAGTCTGGATTCAAAAAGCGTTACTTCCACCACCCGAGCTAGGAGGAGCATTTAAACGAGCTGAAAGGGAAATCATCCTGAGAGATTTTAAAACTTTAACTCCAAATATCAATTCCTCTTCAGGTTCCCTGCTGATCCTACCCAAAGCCAGACACAAACCCCCCTCTacacacacccaccccacccGGCGTGGGTCCCTGCTGCAGGAAAGAGAGTGGGGAGTAACCCCTGGACAAACACCCTCGAGCAGCACCGCGGGACACTCAAGCATGTTCCTGAAGTAAAAACAGGTCTGTCACGCACCTCGCCTTCCGCCCTCCTGGCAGGGGCCCCGGCTGGCCGCCTCCAGCCCCCGCAGACGGGCTCCTTCCCCCGTGCGCGGGTGGCCTGGAGAGGGCaggcagccctcccctgccctccgcACCTAGCCGCGGCGGGAAACGCGCTCCTGCGGCTCCGCCGAGCAACGCGCGACCCGCCAGTGCTCGGCGGCAGAGGGGCCGGCACACGCTCCCGCGCCGGCGGGCCGGCGTTCTGCCCGGggagcagctgccagcccctgcaccccGCCGCCACACGCCGTGCTTCGCAGCAAAATTCACACCCTCCGCCGGGCCGGGACCGgccgccccccgcacccccgcggggccgccgacTCCCGCAACGGCACCCCAACCCACCGCCGCCGCTGCCAGTACCCTCCGCCCGGGCCTCACCGCCGACTGAGCCACCTGCCCAGCCAGCTCGGCGCAGACCGCCCTCACCGCCCAGCCCGCCGAGAGGCGGCCGCTCCTCCCCTCAGCAGCCGCGCCGGGCGGCCTGCCCACTGGCTGCCTCCCCGCCCGCCGTCCCTCTCTCAGGCCTGGCTATGGCCGCTTCGCCGCACGGAGGTACCGATCCCCGGCTTCCCGCAGTTAAACCGCATTCCTAAGCCCTACAAGCGTAGCTGAGGGAAAAGCCACCTCGGCCTTGTCCCCGAAGTCTTGTGAAGCCGCTTTTTCCACTGGGCTGGCTTCGAGGTCGGCGGGGTGCTGTGGCTGCACCTCAGAGGGACATGGCGGCCGGGGCACTAGCAGGCGGGAGAAAGGCTTTGAGGCCCCCGAGGCAGCAGTGGGGTCACAGCGATGGCGTGACTGGGGGAGAGGCCTGGGTCGCAGCCCCTGTGCGAGGGGTGCCAAGCTGTCGGCGTGCCAGGGACTCTGGCTCTGCGTGGCCGAAGCCTGGGGTGTGTGCAGGCTCCTAAAACCGCCTGGCTATGCAGGGGAGCTTGCACAGCAGAGAGTTGGCAGCCGCAGCCAAAGTTTCTGACAGTGCTCAGCAGCTGCAAGTGCTGCCCAAATGCTTCGGTGAGGTGGGAGGGAAACAGCTCTTGCAACAACTTTCATTAATAcatgctctgctgcagaaaaccattgggttttttcctttcttgatgCTAAAAACTGGTTCCAGCCGCATGGCATTCCTTATAAAGCAACTATCGGTATTAGCAAGAGTTTTAGTGCCCTGAGTTTGCCCAGCTTAAAACTGCTGGTACTACAGCATTAGTTGGTTTTAGGGCACTGGCTGTTGCATTTACATACTTGGTTGCTTTGGTGTTTAAATAATATACGTATTTATGTGTTCAGCTGTCTTGCTAGCCTCTCAGTAGTAGAGCTTGATTTAAGTGATTATAATGTACAACTTATGTACAACTTACATTTAACTGGGTTTACTAAAGTGACATAAGTCAACATGAAGTCCTACATTTCAAGGTCTCACTAGCACCTGACACCAATCTGACTCCTGCTTCCTCAAACAGTAAGTTTTCAACTGTACAGTTGGCGATAAGCATTCGTTTCTCAGTCAAGTCTGCAAAGTGGTTTTAGCTGCTACAGTAGACCTTTTGTTAACGGAGATATTGGTGAAGCTACAGTACAAGAGTTTAAATGTCTAGTAACAAAACAGAGGTGCCGTAGGACCTCTGGTCCCAGCATACTCCAAGTTCAGAGGAAAGCTGTCATCCCCTTCAAACCAGAACCTGCAGGCTTTTCCTGGCATTTCCCAGAATAGATATGTCACCCACTGTTTGGGCTAAgctctcttcattttccagctACTCTTGGGAATGCCAGAAAGACAGAACCAGAGAGCCCTTAGGTATGTAAGTAGCAGCAAGAAGTCATTGAACATACTGGGTTTGAGTGTCAATAGTAAGACTTTATTTCAGGTATTCTCCTAAGTAATTTAAGACATCCTGTGTTGTCCAGTGTACCCCCTATTTCAGTGAACTATTTCATTTGCTGGTATGCTCATGTAGATTTACCTTGGAAGTGTCTGCAGTAGGCTAAAACCAGTCCTGTAGCTAAGGAAAGAGAGACCAAAAACCTTTTcactattttcatttatttcactttgcCACTATCAGCAAACCCAAAGACAATGAAATAGAGTTTCTGTGGGTTTAGGTTGCTGCTCAGTGgaatattttcatcagttttggtACGTCTTTTTCTTGTAGTGGTGGTTTCctctggctgccaggctgcaggaatTTCTTTATTGTGGGGATATTGCTTATTCTTGCTTTAAAactctacaaaaaaaaaccaaaacagcactGTGCTTAAGAACCATGGTAACTGTCAGACATTTAGATGTTATCCATGTTCCAAAAGTAACATTAGGGGTTAATCCTGCAGAACAATCTATATGCTTCATCCTATTATGCTTTTGTGGCTATGGTGACAGAATGCGGCAATAACCATCAGTATTTGAGGCTGGCTAAAAGTACTTAGGATATTTGATTTGTCTTTCATGTCTTTCCTCACCCTCCCGCTCTCCCATAATTCTCAGCCAGTTTAAATCAGTGGTCCTGCTTTGATTCTTTGTCCATTAAAACTGTCCATTCAATTACCTGCAAGAGAGGAAATTTGGCAAGTATATCAGGCTTGCACTCTTCTGCCATTAAAAGGGTCTCAAGTAATTGCACATCTGCCCTGCTAAACCGGTTGCCAACAAGAAAGTCTTGTCCATGGTCTTTCAAAACCTAAAAACAGAGAACCAGAagcagatgtgattttttttttctctctgtgtgactTAATATGATATCTTCAAAGCAAGGTCATACACTGCATGGAGTTAtccttgaaagaaggaaatgcagtaAGAACATCTGTGGTGTAAACGAATGATCTGACCACACCGTCATCCTAGGCCTAATTTATCAgtcctttctcttctgcatttctttctggcAACTCAGTTGTACCCCTCTTGCCTTTGCTTCTGTGGCTCGTGTAACCAATTCTGCTGTGTTAAAGGCTAAGCTTTATGGGATACAACCATCACTGCAAATGCCTATACAAAATTTGCAGGAGGCTTAAGTTCAGCCCAGGGCATAGTAAGAGTATCTTGGACTCTTTCAAATTATGGGCAGTTCCCTTACTTCTCACCTGTTTCCTCTTCAATTTTGGGAATATTGCGTTGGGACCTCTCCACATGTAACCTGTGCCTCATGGTCTTGACACCCAGCTAATCCATCCGCTCTTTTGTAACAGAAGGAGCTGTAATGCTTTTACATAGCATGTATGGTAGAGGGGGTTCCGCACTTCAGGAGGAAACTTTATGTAAAAGCTGATGCTATAGTGTCTTTTGTCTGAAACAACATACAGGCTGAAACATGGACATTTGGGGAGCTCAGTGTCCTGGGTTCTTGAAGCTCTGCATCTCTCCCAGATTTGTAGTGCCTTCTGTCCCCTCTGTAGTGTCCTGTCTCCATCCTCATCCCAGCCCCACCAAAACCATAGCATTTATATTTACgtagtaatttttcttctctgttttcctcaATAAAAGTTGTTTGGGTAGAGCCAGGATGGCGTTTCAGGAAAACAATATTAATTAGGCTACTATGTCTTTGCCACATACCTTCTCATAGACTGGGAAGTATCTGTTTGTGGCCTTGTCCACAATAGTAGCAAAATGTTGCTCCTTTTTATCCGCTGGTTGGAAAGCATGGGTCATGAGTAACTCGTTCAGATCTATTATTGCTTCCACATACATATCAATTCTGAAAGGAAGAGATACAGGTGGTCAGGTCAAACACAGTAGGTCTGAATAGTACGATAGCTACTGGCATAACCCCACTGAGATGCTGGGAACTCTCTACCTCTTCTATCCAGCGTGCATAGCTTGGAGCAGTTCCCCCCAGAGTGCAGTAGCTTCGGGGAGGGGAGCGTGGGTGAGACAAGTGCAAAGTGCCTAACCACAAACTAAAAGACTGTAGCCCTTCCATTTTTCACTAGGGGTGATACTTCTCTGTATTAAGTTTTTTTGAACCTGAATacaaatgtgtgcatgtgtgtcatCCAAACTTGTGTTAAAAATCCAGTCAGACACGGTAAGTTAAAAGAGTGGGTCTGTACAATTCCTAACAAATATCTTGACATGTGTTTACCAGTGCTAGTTAActtgaagcatttaaaaattcttcaggTCAAACCATGTGCC
The Mycteria americana isolate JAX WOST 10 ecotype Jacksonville Zoo and Gardens chromosome 3, USCA_MyAme_1.0, whole genome shotgun sequence genome window above contains:
- the LOC142408085 gene encoding glutathione S-transferase-like, coding for MSGKPKLHYFNGRGRMESIRWLLAAAGVEFEECFLETKDDLTKLQKDGSLLFQQVPMVEIDGMKMVQTRAIGNYIAAKYNLCGKDLKERALIDMYVEAIIDLNELLMTHAFQPADKKEQHFATIVDKATNRYFPVYEKVLKDHGQDFLVGNRFSRADVQLLETLLMAEECKPDILAKFPLLQSFKARISNIPTIKKFLQPGSQRKPPLQEKDVPKLMKIFH